The Chiloscyllium punctatum isolate Juve2018m chromosome 29, sChiPun1.3, whole genome shotgun sequence region atggggcggttgggttggttggtctgggtgtcccagaggtgttctctgaaacgttccacaagtaggcggcctgtctccccaatgtgtaggaggccacatcgggtgcagcgggtgcagtaaatggtgtgtgtggaagtgcaggtgaatttatgacggatattgaaggatcccttggggccttgaagggaagcgaggggggaggtgtgggtgcacgttttgcatttcttgcggttgcaggggaaggtgccgggagtggaggttgggttggtggggggtgttgacctgacgagggagtcacggagggagtggtcttcccagaacactgataggggaggggagggaaatatatccctggtggtggggtctgtttggaggtggcggaaatgacggaggatgatacgatgtgtccggatgttggtgaggtggtcggtgaggaccagtggggttctgtcctggtggcgatcggaggggcggggctcaagggcggaggagtgggaagtggagaagatgcgGTGAAGTGCCGCCCACTTAcacaggacttacacaattaTCCTTCAGCATCAGGAAAGACACTACGAGTGACCGTTGTAGCAGCCTCGACAGAGTGTAGGAGCTGTCTGAACCACAGAGGCGGTAAAGGTGCAATCCTTTATAGCAGAGTTTGTGAGGAAAAGAGTTCAGTTGCTATCGACAACGATCGAGATCAAGAATTTCCTATCGTTTTTCTCAGCCTAACAGGTGCTTAGAAGTGCAACAAACCCCAAATTCTGCCTGATCTGAGGTCATCAAGCTCCGCCCCACTGAGAGTATATCTCAGGACCAAATTAAACAGTGGCTTTATTGTCGGAAGTTACTCGATGACATTATAGCCTTAAAATGTCATGTTCCAGGATTTAATGACAGACATTGCATCAATCACGTGCCAGGTGAAGATTGCATTCTGATCAATAGCAGTGCACAGTGCAATCTGACAGGCCATACACTTCATGGTACAGGAGACACAGTCAACAGATGGAGATGGAATCTCTGAAAACAACATCACTTAATTACCCACAAATAATGTGGTCCATATTTACACTCAGTCAGTGCAGCAATTAAATCTTTAACAAAGCAGCTGTCTGTAGTGGTCCCCACACTGATTTCTATCTTCTGTTTTAGTGTGTACATTAAAGTTATAAACTGGAAGGTTTGGAAGTTTGGATTACCAATTGAACTGGgggtgtgatgggggggggggaaggaattgGGAAAATGCATGGGACAACGCTGGGTTTTCACCTCTGAGCCTTGTGTTTCAATCCAGTCTGAATGACAGATGGAAAATCCTGAATTTGCAAGTCATTCTCAACTGGGTAATCATTTGCTATTGGGGGAGCGATCACACACAGGATGCCTGGTGGAGGAAGTAGATAAGCTATCCCATTGGGGCAGGAGACTGAGAGGTTTGGGGACAACAGGGTGGTGAGATGTGTTAATGGGACAGTGTCAAATGAACTTTACATTGTACATCACAGGGCTTTATGCCAGCAATACTTTGGTGCTTTGACGAACATAAAATTAGCACaaagaaaaaaaatccaaagaCTGTGGATTCTACAGCCTTTAAATAAATAGTGAAATAAAGAGAGTTATTATTAAAAGTTGATTCCCCCCAGCTTGGGAGTTGGAAGGAGGTTGATTTACAGTTCAAATTCTGTTACTTCACCTGGTGTCGAGCCTCCTTACTCGCACCTTCTGCTTGTAATGATATTCCTTCAGGTACTCCTTCAGGGTGTTGGGAATCGGGAGCAGGTCGATCCCGTCATAAGTGGAGCAGCTGGAAATGGCTGCCCTGCAGATGTGCTGGAGACTAAATGGGAAAGTCCTGTTGATGGGGTTGGAGAGCAGAGGTTCGAAGAACATGCAAGAGTTTGGATCCTTGTAGTGCTCAAGGAGGCCAGTGACAGTGGGAGCGTGGAAAACACTGGGGTCGTGGACATCGAAGCTGAAGTTGTGATTCCACTGCTCGATGCGTGCGTGCAGGGAGCGGCTATATCGGCGGAAGCTGACAGAGAAGAGGTAATCCTCCTGGGCAGAATCACGCAGCAGGAAGGCTCCCTCTGGTTTACCCTCCAGTAGAGCCTCAGCTTGGTATCGGTCCATCACTCCCCAGTAGCAGGGGAACGTAGTCAACTCTAAGAGGTCAGGAACCAGACAGTGGATGTAGTCAATCTGAGTGTGGGCGCGATaaccatctttgatctccacctGCTCTGGGGGCAGTTGGGGAGGAGGCAACTCTTCAACTGACGCACTCTCTTGTACCTGGAGGGTGGCTCGGTCGTCCCCAGCTAGCTCATTCATTCCTGGTGCCAGTTTGGGTCCGAGTTTGTACAAGGGGTTGATCTGTGCTGTTACCTCAAAGGTGTGAATCTGTGCATGGGGAGGAGGCTCAACTCCCTGCTCGATGCTAATCCGCCTTCTCTCCCGCAGACGGTCATCCTCATCCTCCACAGGTGTCCCGCCAGAGGATGCAGTGTCCAGCATTGGCAAGCTCTGAGAGACAGGGGCAGTGTGCTGTTTGATTAGGTACCATTTCTGGGCCAAATCCGTGCCAGCGGGGAAGGGACATTTATCGAGCATCAGTTCACTGATGTGAATCTTCCTTTTGGAGGAAGATAAAATGGCAGAATGGAGGCTGTGGGATTTAATGGGGAAGCACTGACCCACCACATCCTGAATCCGCTGCCTCAAGGATCTGCTGTGCAGTTTGCATGCTCCCAAGTCACGGGAATCCTCTCTGGTCCGATCCGGACTCTGTCTCTCTGGTTTCCTGCCCGAATGACTCCTGACATCCTCCTCCTGTGGTCCACAGTCCGAGACGCGAGCGGAAGGATCAGACTTGTGGGAATTTCTGTTCTTCTTTTTGCTCCGGCTTCCCCTCTGATCGTCTGGATCGCCTCGTCTGACCTTTGGCCTCACAGCCCGCTTATCTTTCTCCGGCTTGTCATTCTCTTGCGACTCTGACATGGTTTCTGGAAGTTAGCCTGCGATTCAGCCTAAGCTGTGAGTCAGAGCTTTAAGAAAAACCCTTGTGGAAACGCTGATGGCAGATTGAATCCACTAATGTTGGACAAGACTTGTACACGTGATGGAAGATGCGAGCAGCCATCTCGTCCTGCACTGCGTTCAGAATTCTCTTCAAATCTGATTTAGAAACCTCCCTAAAATTCCCATAGAGAAGTTCActgcaaaaaaaaatgaaaggacACAAATGAGCGGTCACAACAGATCCCATGCTGAAGTTGGAGTAACATGGTCAGAGGACATATTGGATACAAGAGGACAGGTCACACAGGCAGTCTCTTGCCTGATAACTTCATCCCTTGTACCTTTTGGGGCAACAAGTCACAAGGAACGAGAGATTTTGGGGGGAAATTGGGGTCAGGGGATTGGTTATCTCGGTCCTGGAGCTCCAGGTCAATGAGTGAGTtataacagacatacacacacacacacatatatataggTGCAGACCTGGGACTATGCTGTCCGGCTTCAGCCCCAAGGAACTGGCAGTGACTCTGGTCAAGTTTCAGATTTAACCAGACTGGACATGAATACCACCAAATACCTTTATTAGAATCTGTACAgtgtgtatggaaacaggccctttggcccaacatgtccacactgaccctccaaagagtaacccagccagatccATCACCCTACCACATATTTACcccgacctaacctacacacccctgaacactgtggggtaatttagcatggccaatccatcctaacttgcatatgtttggactgtgagaggaaaccggagccacCTGGAGGAACATGAGACACAGGGGGAAcgtgcaaatcctcttgcaaggatgcttaccttgaagaagttcGCCTTCTCTCTCTACAACAATCTCAATCTCCTCttccctgaagctcttcaaccatgtcctgtccagctcagcaccgtcctcatgacctgtcctatctgccaatctcccttcccacctacctgctccaccctcctctctaacctatcacctccatccccacccccattcacctattgtactcttcgctaccttctccccagatccctcccccccacccccctctccaccctggaggctccctgcctccattcctgatgaagggcttttgcccaaaacgtcgattctcctgctcctcggatgctgcctgacctgctgcgattttccagcaccactctgatccagactccgaactccagcatctgcggtcctcactttcgcctactcCACAGGACAGtctgccagaggctggaatcgaacccaggtccctggcgctgggaggcagcagggttaaaaccactgagccactgtgctgcccttgtgGAACATGCattccccatccaccccccatccccatccccatccaccccccatccccatccaccccccatccccatccaccccccacccaccccccatccccatccaccccccaccccccatccccatccaccccccacccccatccacccccccgtccccatcccccccccgtccccatcccccccccatccccatccccccccatccccatccacccccccgtccccatcccccccccgtccccatccacccccccatccccatcccccccccatccccatccccccccatccccatccaccccccacccaccccccatccccatccccccccatccccatccaccccccacccaccccccatccccatccaccccccatccccatccaccccccattcccccccatccccatccaccccccatccccatccaccccccatccccatccaccccccatccccatccacccccccatccccatcccccccccgtccccatccacccccccatccccatcccccccccatccccatccaccccccattcccccccatccccatccacccccccatccccatcccccccccgtccccatccacccccccatccccatcccccccccatccccatccacccccccatccccatcccccccccatccccatccaccccccatcccccccccatccccatccaccccccattcccccccgtccccatccacccccccatccccatcccccccccatccccatccaccccccattcccccccatccccatccacccccccatccccatcccccccccatccccatccaccccccatcccccccccatccccatccaccccccattcccccccgtccccatccacccccccatccccatcccccccccatccccatccaccccccatcccccccccccccggtaaaTCAGGGTTAATACCCAGAAGACAGCAACTCAATATCCAGTAAATCCCAGGATAATAAAGGAGCCGGATCGGGGGGAGAATCACCTGAAAAAGGGGGTTAATTATCAGGGAATGGGGTAGTTATTAGGAAAGAGGGTAATAGTTATAGAGACCAGGGAAATGGATTGATTATCATGGTATTACCGAgctgtctgctctcccccgggtctcCGGCCGGGTCTCCCCCGGGTCTCCGGCGATAGACCGCAGTCACTCAAACGCCCCAATCCCCGGCTCCTGCCGCCGCCCGCGGCCTCCAACTCACTGCCGGGAGCGGCCCCGCCGCCCGCAGCAGCGCCCTCAGCTCCCCCAGCGCTCACATTGTGAACAGCAACACACAACAGTCGCCACCGGTAGCGCCCTCAGCTCCCCCAGCGCTCACATTGTGAACAGCAACACACAACAGTCGCCACCGGCAGCGCCCTCAGCTCCCCCCAGCGCTCACATTGTGAACTGCAAGACACAACAGTCGCCACCGGCAGCGCCCTCAGCTCCCCCAGCGCTCACATTGTGAACAGCAACACACAACAGTCGCCACCGGCAGCGCCCTCAGCTCCCCCCAGCGCTCACATTGTGAACAGCAACACACAACAGTCGCCACCGGCAGCGCCCTCAGCTCCCCCAGCGCTCACATTGTGAACAGCAACACACAACAGTCGCCACCGGCAGCGCCCTCAGCTCCCCCAGCGCTCACATTGTGAACAGCAACACACAACAGTCGCCACCGGCAGCGCCCTCAGCTCCCCCCAGCGTTCACATTGTGAACTGCAAGACACAACAGTCGCCACCGGCAGCGCCCTCAGTGCTCACATTATGAACAGCAACACACAACAGCCGCCCCCGGCGCTCACATTGTGAACAGCAACACACAACAGTCGCCACCGGCAGCGCCCTCAGCTCCCCCAGCGCTCACATTGTGAACAGCAACACACAACAGCCGTCACCGGCAGCGCCCTCGGCTACACCAGCGCTCACACCGAGAACTGCAGGACAACACAGCCGCGGCCAGCAGCGCCCTCAGCGATCATTTGGTGAACTACAGGCCAACAGATCCGCCGCCGGCAGCGCCCTCGGTTTTCCCAGCGTTCACATCGTGAACTTTAGGCCAACACAGCCGCCGCCGGCAGCGCCTTCAGCACCCCCAGCGTTCACACCGTGCACTGCAGGCCAGCACAGCCGCCGCCGGCAGCGCCTTCAGCACCCCCAGCGTTCACACCGTGCACTGCAGGCCAGCACAGCCGCCGCCGGCAGCGCCTTCAGCACCCCCAGCGTTCACACCGTGCACTGCAGGCCAGCACAGCCGCCGCCGGCAGCGCCTTCAGCACCCCCAGCGTTCACACCGTGCACTGCAGGCCAGCACAGCCGCCGCCGGCAGCGCCTTCAGCACCCCCAGCGTTCACACCGTGCACTGCAGGCCAGCACAGCCGCCGGGGGCAGCGCCCTCAGCGATCACACCCTGAACTGCAGGTCAATCAGGCTTCTACCGTCTCTGTAGATTCTGGGATGCATGTCCTAGGGACTCTTCAGCTATTGGGTTTAACAGCCATTTGCAATATCTTTTCCTTGGTGAAGGTGATTGCTTTAAGTTCCTCCATCCCATCCTTCTCTATCTTGATTATCAAATATCTTTTGGAAGATTCCTAATTCTGCCACAGATGCAAAATGCTGTTCTATGTTTCTACAATTTCCTCATTCCCCATTattgtttaattggaagcacactagctttcagatcagtgttccgaaagctagtgcttccaaataaacctgttggattataacctggtgttgtgagatttttaactttgttcatcccagtccaacaccagcatctccaaatcataacagcGTCTTGTTGGGATAGTaactccacacacactctccccgcgGTACAAGGTCAGACTTACTGTATTCAGgttggtctctcacacattggtcagtgcgttgagtacaggagttgggaaggcattttgtggttgtacaggacattaggtcggcctcttttggaatactgtgttcagttctggtctccttcctatcaggataTTGTGAacattgaaagggttcagaaaagatttacaaggatgttgccagggttggaagatttgagctatatggagaagttaaataaactggggctgttttccctggagcgttggaggttgaagggtgaccgtatagacgtttacaaaattacgaggggcatggataggataaatagacaaagtcttttccttggggtggagtCTAgagctagagggtataggtttagggtgagaggggaaaaagatataagagacctaaggggcaactttttcacacagaagatggtccatgtatggaataagctaccagagaaagtagtggaggctggtacaattacagcatttaatagGAATAAGGATTATAgagaatatgggccaaatactggcaaattggactagattaatttaagattggtgggcagcacggtgatctgtggtcagcactgctgcctcactgcacctgggactctggttcaattccaacctcaggcgactgtctgtgtgaagtttgtacatttttcctgtgtcagcatgggtttcctctgggtgcttccgTTTCTTCCATCATCCAAAGATTTTCaggatagggtggattggctacgctaaattgctcacagtgttcatggatgtataggttaggtacattagttaggggaaatatagagtaacGAGTCTGTGTGGATTCtctgtgtgaacttgttgggccaaagggcctgtttccacactgtagactcatagaaatgtatagcatagaaacagacccttctgtccaaccagtcaatgccaaccagatatcataacccaatctagtcccacctaccagcacctagcccatatccctccagacctttcctattcataaacccatccaaatgcctcttaactgttgcaattgtaccagcctccaccacatcctctggcagctcattccatatccatACTagcctctgtgaaaaagttgccccataggtctcttttatatctttcccctctcaccttgtaGGAACTACTCAAATTCAAATAGCTGATCAGGGTGGATGAATTGAACTGAAGGcacagtttccgtgctgtacatctctatgaataaGAATCTCCTTAGGGTAGTGGTCTCTCACATCTTGTGCTCTACCTTTATAACAATGACAAAGAAGACATACATCATAAACTGTGTTATGCAGTTTTGTCAAGGCACCTTCCTTCCAGTCTGAAGCTCATCAGATGGCTGACTGATGACATGAATATCCACTACCTGTTCTAATTCAAACTGGAGTTGATTTTAAAGCTGCAGACACCATAGGGACTGGCAGCGAGATTACAGCAAGAAACTCAGGGCACCAGAGTTGAAAGCAGTATATGTGTGattagcatcctgacttggaaatatatagtCATTCCTTGAGTGAGtcactggatcagaatcctggaatcCCTCCCTAAAGGTCTACAtggaccacagcagttcaagaatgcagctcaccatcaccttcttaagggcaacttgGGATAAgcaaaagagttaatgtttcaaatctggtgaccctttgtcagaactaCAGCAGGTCGGGAAGGGTGGCATTTATGCAGATAGAGGCTTCCCTGATTTATGATCAAGCCCTTTGTTATTGTTGTGgctctgttcgccaagctgggaatttgtcttgcaaacattttgtcccctgtctaggtgacatcctcagtgcttcggagcctcttgtgaagcgcttctgtgatgtttcctccggcatttatagtggcctgtctctgctgcttccagttgtcagttccagctgtccgctgtagtggccggtatattgggtccaagtcgatgtgtttgttgatagagtctgtggatgagtgccatgcctctaggaattccctggctgttctctgtttggcttgccctataatggtagtgttgtaccagtcgaattcatgttgcttgtcttctgcgtgtgtggctactaaggatagctggtcgtgttgtttcgtggctagttggtgttcgtgtatacggatcgttaactgtcttcctgtttgtctgatgtagtgttttgtgcagtccttgcatgggattttgtacactacattggttttgctcatgctggctatcgggtccttcgttctggtgagttgttgtctgagagtggctgttggtttgtgtgctgttatgagtcctagtggtcgcagtagtcgggctgtcagttctgaaatgctcctgatgtatggtagtgtggctagtcctttggcactataaatgtttgcaagacaaattcccagctcggcgaacagaaccacaacaacgagcacctgagctacaaatcttctcccaaccTTTGTTATCTTTCACACTCTGTGCTCCAGTTCCACCTACCTGCTCACTCCTTTAACCCCCATCGtcagcataaataccaccttTGCCGAGATGCttctagttctgaagaagggtcaccagacttgaaatattaactgtttctatcttcacagatgcagccagacctgctacgTTTCCCTcaaaatttgtttttatttgattGAGCCTCTCCCACTCCAAGGCAGGatcaaatttttttttgtttgaatcTCAGTGTTATAACTGACAGCATGAGAAGCTTCCAATTCCATATCAGCTTCATTAAGGCTGTCAACTTTCACCTTCCTGACATTGTTCAACTCCATTCCAGCTTTACCAAATTTCATCCCTGCTGTCAGTTCTATCGAAACTTGACTATTTTGATGCTCTCCTGGCTGGCCTGTCTATGGCACCACACATAAAACATACTCAGGCACATCCTGACTTGCACGCAGTCCTATGCTTACTCTTTTATATTGACTCCTTATCCAACAGTGCACcacaaagtcatacagcatggaaacagacccttccatcaaactagattagtgtggtgctgaaaaagcacagcaggtcaggcagcatccgagaagcaggaaaatctacatttagggcaaaagtccttcatccaACTAGCCCATAACGACCATGTTCTGAAATGAAACTAGCCCCACGTGCCTGCATTCAGCCTGTAACCCTTCCAAACCTTACCTATTCATCAatttatctaaatatcttttaagtgttgtaactatacctgcatccaccactttctctggcagctcgttgCACGTTGTGTAAAAAGATTGCCCCTAGTCTTGAACTCACCCAGTGTAGGAAAAGACtgctgtcattcaccttatcgaagcccctcatgattttataaacctctacaaggtcacccctcaacctcccagtctatttttatatctcaaaccctccactcctggcaacatcctgataaatcttttctgaatattTAAGGTTTTCAATATAGTCACTTCCTCCCCATTACTCTGGCCAGCCCTCCGCTCCCTTAAGATCTCTGCACTCGTCCAATTCTGGTTTGCTGTTCACCAATTTTACTTGTCTGTCCATTGGCAATGTAGTTTTCAGGAGCCTGGGCCCTAAGCTTTGGTATTCCCCCCCTGAAATCTTTCATCTTCTACAACCTTAACCAAGCTCTTTGACACAGCTGACAGCTCAAAGCAGATTGCTCTCAAAGTTCAGTCAGTCTGGAGTGTTCTACTTTGTTAGAGATGTGCGGTACGGTAGCCCGGAGATGGAGATGCTGGAACAAAAGTCCTTTGATGGTGGAGCCCGAGTGACTGAGAGAGGTGGCACTATGTTAATGACACATGTTCCTGATGGTCTGTTTAAGCATCAAGATTTCACAACAGTGTATCAGGACAATTCTTCTTACCGAAGCCCTCCCCACCTCCCAGTGCTTTATTCTCTAAAGTATAAAAACTCTACAAACACAATTGGACACTGCCTTTAAGCCAAGTTTACAATATCCAGTTACTCAACTATTTCAGAAAGATATGCTATAAGTCAGAAGGCATGAGATACATAAGATACATTTACTTCATATTCTTACAGCCAGAATGACATTTTTTGGGGAAGATTGTGACTCATTGTCAATCTCACTGGACAAGTCAGCCAGAAccccagtctaatgatctcagaacATGGACTCAAATTTGACCAGAGAGATGGTTAAAGTTGAatcaaaaatctggaatgaagatgCTGAACTGTGAATTGCTGTTAAAACCTtatgtggttcactaatgtcctttaggaccgcCTCATGACTTTGAAAACTTAGAAACTTGTACTTCTACAGCAACATTCACAACCATAAATGCAGTGATTGTTGTAATGTTGTAAGAAGCACTGACGTGTGAAATGATCAGAAGTAATCAGTGTTTGAGGGATTAATCTTGTCCTCTGTCTACATGACAGTTGACAGTGTCAGTTTAATTACCCAGCTGAAAAAAGCACCTCTGACAACACTGCATCCCATCAGTACTGCACTAGTTTTGAAACCTTTGGGGCACAATGAAACAGAGCCTTCTGACTCTCAGTGTTAACTACATTGTCCAGCTAACATTTTGACCACAATGCCCTCCAAAAGTATAACAAGCAGCCAACATTTCATCCAGGACTCAATGCCAGCTGCCACTACCTCCACAGTGAAGTTTAACAAAAGCCCCCCCAACTTATTAGTCCACCTGATAGCCTGATATCACCAAAGAAGTACAGAACCATATAATAACAAAATTTAACATGTAACTGCAAATATTCAAAAAGTCGCAACCCAATCTGttttctttcccataacttactgTAGATACTTTCCCTTATTAGTACAGAGGAGGTGTAGCATTGTTGAAGAAACTCTTTTGGCTATGACTTCAAACCAAGGCTCCGTCTCCCTCTAAGAGTGCTCAAGATCTTGCAACAAATCTTGATATCCACACTTTTATTTCACTGCTATTTTATGGGGTGTTGTTTTGTGCAAATCAGCCACACTCATCCCACATGTAGAAtaatgactacacttcaaaaagacTTCATTGGCCATCATGCAATTCAGGCACCCTTAAGATCATGAAGTATGCTTTCCAAAAGCAAATTCTTTTTGTCTATTGTGCATGCAATCAGGTATAGTCTATATCTAAAGGAAAGGGTGCCCATACATTCGACTCTCACAAATAGCGTGATGGAGATGAAAAAAAATCATATACCGCAACATCAACTCTATTTGCCCACTCATGCTACCTGACCTATTGAGTATTTAGAGCAAGTTTTTCTCCCCTCTTAGTTTAGATAAGAAAATAGGATTCTGCATTGTAATAAAACTACTCCCA contains the following coding sequences:
- the socs9 gene encoding suppressor of cytokine signaling 9; protein product: MSESQENDKPEKDKRAVRPKVRRGDPDDQRGSRSKKKNRNSHKSDPSARVSDCGPQEEDVRSHSGRKPERQSPDRTREDSRDLGACKLHSRSLRQRIQDVVGQCFPIKSHSLHSAILSSSKRKIHISELMLDKCPFPAGTDLAQKWYLIKQHTAPVSQSLPMLDTASSGGTPVEDEDDRLRERRRISIEQGVEPPPHAQIHTFEVTAQINPLYKLGPKLAPGMNELAGDDRATLQVQESASVEELPPPQLPPEQVEIKDGYRAHTQIDYIHCLVPDLLELTTFPCYWGVMDRYQAEALLEGKPEGAFLLRDSAQEDYLFSVSFRRYSRSLHARIEQWNHNFSFDVHDPSVFHAPTVTGLLEHYKDPNSCMFFEPLLSNPINRTFPFSLQHICRAAISSCSTYDGIDLLPIPNTLKEYLKEYHYKQKVRVRRLDTR